The following proteins are encoded in a genomic region of Aquella oligotrophica:
- the cyoE gene encoding heme o synthase, with the protein MIKKFFSVTKPGIIFGNVITVAGGFCLGARGTHDFGLFLATLIGIALVIASGCVFNNYIDRDIDSIMERTRNRVLVKGLMSGTTALIYATILGFLGTLLLYWQTNRLTVIVALIGLFVYVIVYSMWFKRHSIYGTLIGSISGAVPPVVGYCAATNRFDLGAIILFVILSLWQMPHSFAIAIFRLKDYTAASISILPVKKGIAATKIQMIAYTVAFAIAVCGMTIFGYTGFSYLIIVGGSAALWVRLAFKGLSAQDDRKWARKMFLYSIIIIIIFSAMLALDVVR; encoded by the coding sequence TTGATAAAAAAATTTTTCTCTGTAACAAAGCCTGGAATCATATTTGGTAATGTTATTACAGTTGCTGGTGGTTTTTGTCTTGGAGCTAGAGGTACACATGACTTTGGTTTATTTCTAGCTACTTTAATTGGTATCGCATTAGTTATTGCTTCTGGTTGTGTTTTTAATAACTACATCGATCGCGATATTGATAGCATAATGGAAAGAACCCGTAATCGAGTTCTAGTAAAAGGCTTGATGTCAGGAACTACTGCGTTAATTTATGCAACTATACTTGGGTTTTTGGGCACATTATTATTATACTGGCAGACTAATCGATTAACTGTTATAGTTGCCTTGATTGGTTTATTTGTTTATGTTATAGTTTATAGCATGTGGTTCAAAAGGCATTCAATTTATGGCACATTGATAGGTAGTATTTCTGGTGCTGTTCCACCCGTAGTTGGTTACTGTGCTGCTACTAATCGCTTTGATCTTGGTGCTATAATACTTTTTGTAATTCTGAGTTTGTGGCAAATGCCTCATTCTTTTGCTATTGCAATTTTTAGACTCAAAGATTATACCGCGGCATCTATTTCAATTTTACCAGTTAAAAAAGGAATTGCTGCGACTAAAATACAAATGATTGCGTATACTGTAGCTTTTGCTATTGCCGTATGTGGTATGACAATTTTTGGTTATACCGGATTTAGTTATTTAATTATAGTTGGAGGTAGTGCTGCACTTTGGGTTAGATTAGCTTTTAAAGGTTTATCAGCTCAAGACGATAGAAAATGGGCAAGGAAAATGTTTCTTTATTCCATAATAATTATAATAATTTTCTCAGCTATGCTTGCTTTAGATGTAGTTCGCTAA
- the smc gene encoding chromosome segregation protein SMC codes for MRLKQIRLSGFKSFVDNTAIEVVGQLVGIVGPNGCGKSNVIDAVRWVLGESSAKQLRGESMADVIFNGSLKRKPVSRASVELVFDNTLKSLSGLWNTYDEVAIKRVISRQGESSYLINNQQVRRKDITDLFLGTGVGSKGYAVIEQGMISRIIESRPEDMRLFIEEAAGVSKYRERRKETVMRLNDTRDNLLRLEDIHGEIIKQLATLKEQAEIAKLYQELNQELKLKQGLVLAVKVRDAKKIQAEASQFIQNCEDELRTIGYQLEEVNEQLTREQELKVTKEQHFQDLMQSFNEYRTQLARVEERYKHYTELLQRFETETGDLNERLNTLAEEITEYGLRIEEIDLTIEDKQLQLNEEEIIRDQFQESVFAGEASYQEIQAKSQMRQSKLNQLKHDCDLLTNSCRHKEQQHANLLTRKQRLVEETNTLDLDQNYHFIKEEVELVKEDLISSELSLEKVAVLHEEISGKLQLIQQEKQLLSNQQSATAAKIDTLNKLIQKSILNDSGFASDASELWQMIKVSDGYELAVEVAIASLLKAKIIENIPSKDDIDQHKIALWFKDSSINVKINPKSLSQYVAIKDQGISSLYSYLNQFILIDNIGTISTLEENYFYITRDGHLFTSYYAIYNANNDSDNILLHQQELESLAQLNIGFEQKIAELEEEVQELIRRENGLKNDSSSLQATNRRLMQKKHDLEVELTKQEQMFIQNQRHLERTTEEIQLITQEINHLTNEISDLQINLEEKRLTLSEYEVESQNIELERLESETAHKLAENKLNDINGKINQLIIDLQMLRQQKNHSEQIKKDKELQLAAVRSNLAKLADEKDSFSNSTEAEEINGLQQNIADIAGKMQSVQGELNELSNKVVSLKNKASSLNSNYQRNLEKINQTKFKLQEQQILLSTYRESCEERGLNEDLLAELTTNAPKELNSILEETKALEARIAGLGLVNLKAIEDLEVASVKEEELIFQLDDLRQAIINLEAAIEHIDNETRILLQATFDKLNAAIQVYFKALFGGGNAKLALTEKDILNAGVQIFAEPPGKKNSTIHLLSGGEKALAAMSFIFALFSLNPAPFCLLDEVDAPLDDANTSRFCNLVKDLSDKTQFVYISHNRLAMEMADQLVGVTMQEKGVSTVVSVSLIDAVNQINAEQSA; via the coding sequence ATGCGTCTAAAACAGATTAGATTATCCGGTTTCAAATCTTTTGTCGATAATACTGCTATTGAAGTAGTAGGGCAATTGGTGGGAATAGTTGGACCTAATGGCTGTGGGAAATCAAATGTTATTGATGCTGTGCGTTGGGTACTGGGCGAATCTTCCGCAAAACAGCTACGTGGTGAATCGATGGCAGACGTTATTTTTAATGGTTCATTAAAAAGAAAGCCAGTTTCCAGGGCTAGTGTAGAATTAGTATTTGATAATACTTTAAAATCATTGAGTGGTCTTTGGAATACTTATGATGAGGTTGCTATTAAGCGGGTTATTTCTAGGCAGGGTGAATCAAGCTATCTGATAAATAATCAGCAGGTACGGCGTAAAGATATTACGGATCTATTTCTTGGAACTGGGGTTGGTAGTAAAGGTTATGCCGTTATTGAACAGGGAATGATTAGCCGAATTATTGAATCACGCCCCGAGGATATGCGTCTTTTTATTGAAGAGGCTGCGGGAGTGTCAAAATATCGTGAGCGGCGTAAAGAAACGGTTATGCGCCTTAATGATACGCGAGATAATTTACTGCGCCTAGAAGATATTCATGGTGAAATAATCAAACAGCTGGCAACGCTTAAAGAACAGGCTGAAATTGCAAAATTGTATCAGGAGCTTAATCAGGAGCTCAAACTCAAACAGGGATTGGTTTTGGCTGTGAAGGTTCGTGATGCAAAAAAAATCCAAGCCGAAGCCAGTCAATTTATCCAAAACTGTGAAGATGAGCTAAGAACGATTGGTTACCAGCTTGAAGAAGTAAATGAACAATTAACCCGCGAGCAGGAATTAAAGGTTACCAAGGAGCAGCATTTTCAAGATTTGATGCAAAGCTTTAATGAATATCGAACTCAGTTAGCTCGGGTAGAAGAGCGTTATAAACATTATACTGAGTTACTACAGCGTTTTGAAACTGAAACTGGTGATTTGAATGAGCGGCTTAATACTCTAGCTGAAGAAATTACTGAATATGGGTTACGAATTGAAGAAATAGATCTTACAATTGAAGATAAACAGCTTCAATTGAATGAAGAAGAAATAATTCGCGACCAGTTTCAAGAATCAGTATTTGCTGGTGAAGCTAGCTATCAGGAAATACAGGCTAAGAGCCAGATGCGACAATCAAAATTAAATCAATTAAAGCATGATTGTGATTTGCTTACTAATAGTTGCAGACATAAAGAGCAGCAGCATGCAAATTTGCTGACACGTAAACAGCGTCTTGTTGAAGAAACTAATACCTTAGATCTAGATCAAAATTATCATTTTATCAAGGAAGAAGTTGAACTCGTAAAGGAAGATCTCATCTCTTCTGAATTGAGTCTTGAAAAAGTAGCCGTTCTTCATGAAGAAATCAGTGGGAAATTACAGTTAATTCAGCAGGAGAAACAGTTACTAAGTAATCAGCAGTCTGCAACAGCGGCTAAAATTGACACATTGAATAAACTCATCCAGAAATCAATTCTTAATGATTCGGGCTTTGCCAGTGATGCCAGTGAGTTATGGCAAATGATTAAAGTAAGTGATGGGTATGAACTAGCTGTTGAAGTAGCCATTGCCTCGCTATTAAAAGCCAAAATTATTGAAAATATCCCATCAAAAGACGATATTGATCAACATAAAATAGCACTATGGTTTAAAGATAGCTCCATTAATGTAAAGATAAATCCAAAGAGCCTAAGTCAATACGTGGCAATCAAGGATCAGGGAATTTCTTCATTATATAGTTATTTAAACCAGTTTATTCTGATTGATAATATTGGAACAATTAGTACGTTAGAGGAAAATTATTTTTATATAACAAGGGATGGGCATTTATTTACTAGTTATTATGCAATCTATAATGCGAATAATGATAGTGACAATATTCTACTTCATCAGCAGGAGCTAGAAAGTTTGGCCCAACTTAATATTGGGTTTGAGCAGAAAATAGCCGAACTGGAAGAAGAAGTGCAGGAACTTATTCGGCGTGAAAATGGATTAAAAAACGATTCAAGCAGTTTGCAGGCTACAAATAGAAGATTGATGCAGAAGAAACATGATCTTGAGGTTGAGTTAACCAAGCAGGAGCAGATGTTTATCCAGAATCAGCGGCATCTTGAGCGCACAACAGAGGAAATTCAGCTTATTACCCAGGAAATTAACCATTTGACTAATGAGATTTCTGATTTGCAAATAAACCTAGAGGAAAAACGCCTAACTTTATCTGAGTATGAAGTCGAAAGTCAGAATATTGAGCTTGAGCGCTTGGAAAGTGAAACGGCTCATAAACTTGCAGAGAATAAACTTAATGATATAAATGGTAAAATTAATCAGTTGATTATTGACCTTCAAATGTTGCGCCAGCAAAAAAATCATAGTGAACAGATAAAAAAAGATAAAGAGTTACAACTTGCTGCTGTAAGATCAAATCTGGCAAAGTTGGCAGATGAGAAGGATAGTTTTAGTAATAGTACTGAAGCCGAGGAGATTAATGGGCTACAGCAAAATATTGCTGATATTGCAGGTAAGATGCAGAGTGTACAAGGGGAGCTAAATGAGCTTTCAAATAAAGTTGTGAGCTTGAAAAATAAAGCATCATCCCTAAATAGTAATTATCAGCGGAATCTGGAAAAAATTAACCAGACTAAATTCAAGCTTCAGGAACAACAAATTTTGTTATCTACCTATCGTGAAAGTTGTGAAGAACGCGGACTTAACGAAGATTTATTAGCAGAGCTGACAACTAATGCACCTAAGGAATTAAACAGTATTTTAGAGGAAACAAAAGCTCTTGAAGCTAGGATAGCAGGGTTGGGGTTAGTTAATCTGAAAGCGATTGAAGATCTTGAAGTTGCAAGTGTCAAGGAAGAAGAGTTAATTTTTCAGCTTGATGATTTACGTCAGGCAATAATTAATCTTGAAGCTGCAATAGAACATATTGATAATGAAACTAGAATTCTATTGCAAGCTACTTTTGATAAGCTAAATGCTGCAATACAGGTTTATTTCAAAGCGCTTTTTGGCGGTGGAAATGCTAAACTTGCTCTTACGGAGAAGGATATCCTGAATGCTGGAGTGCAAATTTTTGCCGAACCGCCGGGCAAAAAAAATTCTACCATTCATTTGCTTTCTGGCGGTGAAAAGGCATTAGCCGCAATGAGTTTTATCTTTGCTTTATTTAGCCTGAATCCGGCACCTTTCTGCCTTTTGGATGAAGTAGATGCTCCGTTAGATGATGCAAATACTTCCAGATTTTGTAATCTGGTAAAAGATCTTTCCGATAAGACTCAGTTTGTATATATTTCACATAACAGGTTAGCGATGGAAATGGCGGATCAATTAGTGGGAGTTACGATGCAGGAAAAAGGAGTGTCAACGGTCGTAAGTGTTAGCCTGATTGATGCTGTTAACCAGATTAATGCTGAGCAAAGTGCCTAG
- a CDS encoding DMT family transporter, translating into MNNQETKAFFILLTIPVMWGITFPLIHEIVYNYSPSLFVLWRFWLAAIVMLLPFIDAWRRRQFSRIDILYGLAIGLVNSGAFVLQAQSLLYIDSARAAFLTGMNVVMVPLLLPFFAMGRPRLIDLMAAGVCLAGIYLISGADFRNFDDGDWLVIASALCIAIGIIITEKASLVSNNLKLLTFYQIIFTTLVPMGVLGTQITVIPHSQLFWWGAIYCAVIATALPLFLQLKYQKYVGSSKVAIIFSLESVTATFCAWLAGEKITANIIFGGLIILLSTILGNLIELVKALLIAKKTVI; encoded by the coding sequence GTGAATAATCAAGAAACCAAAGCTTTTTTCATTTTATTAACAATTCCGGTAATGTGGGGAATCACTTTCCCCTTAATCCATGAAATTGTCTATAACTATAGTCCATCTTTATTCGTATTATGGCGTTTTTGGCTGGCTGCGATTGTTATGCTATTGCCATTTATTGATGCATGGCGCAGACGACAATTTAGCCGAATTGATATCCTTTATGGCTTGGCAATTGGCTTAGTGAATAGTGGTGCCTTTGTTTTACAGGCACAGTCTCTACTTTATATTGATTCTGCTCGTGCGGCTTTTCTCACGGGTATGAATGTAGTAATGGTTCCTCTTTTATTACCATTTTTTGCAATGGGGCGACCAAGATTGATTGATCTAATGGCTGCCGGAGTTTGCCTTGCTGGGATTTATCTGATTAGTGGTGCAGATTTCCGTAATTTTGATGATGGTGATTGGCTAGTTATTGCTTCAGCTTTATGTATTGCGATAGGGATTATAATTACCGAAAAAGCTAGTTTAGTTAGTAATAATCTCAAACTACTAACATTTTATCAGATAATCTTTACTACTTTAGTTCCGATGGGAGTACTAGGGACACAGATTACAGTTATTCCGCATAGTCAGTTATTTTGGTGGGGCGCAATTTATTGTGCGGTGATTGCAACTGCGTTACCGTTATTTCTACAATTAAAATATCAGAAATATGTTGGCTCGAGTAAAGTAGCGATTATTTTTAGTCTAGAATCTGTCACAGCTACCTTTTGTGCTTGGTTGGCTGGTGAGAAAATCACTGCTAATATTATTTTTGGTGGCTTGATAATACTATTAAGTACTATTTTGGGCAATTTGATTGAACTGGTAAAGGCATTATTAATAGCAAAAAAGACTGTAATCTAA
- the ruvX gene encoding Holliday junction resolvase RuvX — protein MPDLPKEYNILAFDYGNVRIGVAVGNSLLKIPHPLMTIGGESLNAKIAAIEPIITKWQPAVLVVGVPEFSDNPQKIQLINTIKNFGKRLAARFDLPVNLVNEDYSSSHASSLLNEQGIHGKSQKIMLDQLAACSILESFFASYN, from the coding sequence ATGCCTGATTTACCAAAAGAGTATAACATTCTAGCTTTTGACTACGGAAATGTTCGAATTGGCGTTGCAGTAGGTAATAGTTTGCTTAAAATTCCACATCCATTAATGACTATTGGTGGTGAAAGCTTGAACGCAAAAATTGCAGCGATTGAGCCAATTATTACTAAATGGCAGCCAGCGGTACTTGTAGTTGGCGTGCCTGAATTTAGCGATAATCCACAAAAAATACAGTTAATTAATACTATCAAAAATTTTGGTAAGCGTTTAGCGGCTAGATTTGATTTGCCAGTTAATTTAGTTAATGAGGATTATAGTTCAAGCCATGCCAGTAGTCTTTTAAACGAGCAAGGTATTCATGGTAAATCACAAAAAATCATGCTGGATCAATTAGCTGCTTGTTCTATTCTGGAGTCATTTTTTGCTAGCTATAACTGA
- a CDS encoding FAD-dependent monooxygenase: MSNPDVLIVGAGPVGLNLGLCLLKQGLSFRIIDKKSGPTTSSNAVGVNCRTMEVWESLGFIDEAIKRGLKVHGTSLYSDSELLNQVKFDLIESKHDFMLALPQAHTEKLLLEELAKNGITVDWEHELTSINQSPEGVTVAIKHNEKDDEFSYRWVVGCDGYRSSVRDLSGLTRACHDLPLHFLMVDAEVSGEISTSTVNILFHDKGMIFMIPMRDSIRVVVEISTDEEYKHLKTCEPDIFREIVAKRYPKINIGRVDWSSAFYIHECLADNYRNGRIFITGDASHTHSPMGGQGMNTGIQDTWNLAWKLGQVKRGEAADTFLDSYSLERRAIGHDVLERSGKLTTMATTTNPILKRLRNFGIHHLADWDIVRSKVANGLSQSNICYENSPLVKHDQVRKSGQLKYPEYQGNKWTLLALNDSKDQLPSYVQIVSVKQLPLHAHYCLIRPDGYTAMYANDITEILEYFRKNHFNLK; encoded by the coding sequence ATGAGTAATCCAGATGTTTTAATTGTTGGTGCAGGTCCAGTTGGGCTTAATCTTGGTTTATGTCTTCTAAAGCAAGGCTTATCTTTTAGAATAATTGACAAAAAATCTGGACCAACAACCAGCTCCAATGCAGTTGGGGTTAATTGTCGAACGATGGAAGTCTGGGAAAGCCTTGGCTTTATTGATGAAGCAATCAAGCGAGGTTTGAAGGTTCATGGAACTTCATTATATAGTGATAGTGAGCTTTTAAATCAGGTTAAATTTGATCTGATTGAAAGTAAACATGATTTTATGTTGGCACTTCCTCAGGCGCATACCGAGAAATTATTATTGGAAGAGCTAGCAAAAAATGGGATAACCGTTGATTGGGAACATGAACTTACTAGTATAAATCAATCTCCAGAAGGTGTGACTGTAGCTATCAAGCATAATGAGAAAGATGATGAATTTTCTTATCGCTGGGTAGTTGGCTGTGATGGTTATCGGAGTTCAGTACGCGATTTAAGTGGTTTAACTCGTGCGTGTCATGATTTACCTTTGCATTTTCTAATGGTTGATGCTGAAGTTAGTGGTGAAATCAGTACTTCAACGGTGAATATTTTATTTCATGATAAAGGCATGATTTTTATGATTCCAATGCGTGATAGCATCCGGGTGGTTGTGGAAATTAGCACTGATGAAGAATATAAACATCTGAAAACCTGTGAACCGGATATTTTTCGAGAAATAGTTGCTAAACGTTATCCAAAAATTAATATTGGGCGAGTTGATTGGAGTTCAGCCTTTTATATTCATGAGTGTCTTGCAGATAATTATCGGAATGGCAGAATTTTTATTACGGGTGATGCTTCTCATACCCATTCGCCAATGGGTGGGCAGGGCATGAATACAGGGATACAAGATACTTGGAACCTTGCTTGGAAACTAGGGCAAGTTAAGCGCGGGGAAGCGGCAGATACTTTTCTTGATAGCTATAGTCTTGAAAGGCGCGCAATTGGGCATGATGTACTTGAACGCTCCGGTAAATTAACGACTATGGCAACAACTACTAATCCAATTCTAAAACGACTACGTAATTTTGGTATCCATCATCTGGCAGATTGGGATATTGTTCGCAGTAAGGTTGCAAATGGTCTTTCACAGTCAAATATTTGTTATGAAAATAGCCCGCTTGTCAAGCATGACCAAGTAAGAAAATCAGGGCAATTAAAATATCCTGAATATCAGGGTAATAAATGGACATTATTGGCACTTAATGATAGTAAAGATCAGTTACCTTCTTATGTCCAGATAGTTAGCGTTAAACAGCTACCGTTACACGCACACTATTGTTTGATTCGCCCTGATGGCTACACAGCAATGTATGCGAATGATATTACAGAGATTTTAGAGTACTTTAGAAAAAATCATTTTAATTTAAAATAA
- a CDS encoding YqgE/AlgH family protein: MQIELTTNYKGKCLIAVPGMRDDVFSNTVVYITEHNSVSGAIGVIINKSLPDSKPAAISTNFDFSKYTKEWSNIPFYFGGPVELSSGFILHDSAPDADELVLTGDRRKIHQLASSGSVKPWILTAGYCLWDSFQLEREIRHNSWLIVDSSPQHFFQEIHPQDRYREALKLAGVRNIATFDFSGAGNA; this comes from the coding sequence ATGCAGATAGAATTAACTACGAATTATAAAGGTAAGTGCCTGATTGCTGTTCCGGGTATGAGAGATGATGTGTTCTCGAATACAGTGGTTTACATAACAGAACATAATTCAGTAAGTGGTGCAATTGGTGTAATTATTAATAAGAGTCTTCCTGATAGTAAGCCTGCTGCAATATCAACCAATTTTGATTTTTCCAAATACACTAAAGAGTGGTCAAATATTCCGTTTTATTTTGGTGGTCCAGTAGAGTTGAGTAGCGGTTTTATCTTACATGATTCTGCTCCGGATGCCGATGAACTTGTTTTAACCGGAGATCGCCGCAAAATTCATCAACTGGCTAGTTCTGGTTCAGTAAAGCCTTGGATATTGACTGCCGGATACTGTCTTTGGGATAGCTTCCAGCTAGAGCGAGAAATTCGTCATAATAGCTGGCTGATTGTTGATAGCTCTCCGCAACATTTTTTCCAAGAAATACATCCACAAGATCGTTATCGTGAAGCATTAAAACTTGCAGGAGTTAGAAATATTGCTACTTTTGATTTTAGTGGTGCAGGAAATGCCTGA
- a CDS encoding M61 family metallopeptidase → MAITYRITPQINNHVYKVHLSFTATSGHQELKLPVWIPGSYMVREFSKQIINVNPINTNHVVNQINKNTWNITGLNIGSLVELEYLVYAYEYGIRTAFLDFNRGYFNPTSVCLAVAGNEASPHTVTFEELPANWQVATGLKNIADTSYVAANYDELIDSPFELGKFERITFNVAGVPHYLVLSGVIPEFDRERIITDMTKVCEFQIKMFGGVAPYDDYTFILNLSGEIYTGLEHRNSTLLMAPYYALPNLAKTNDTDYHKLMGLISHEFFHTWNVKRIKPKVFTPYDLDQENYTKLLWWFEGVTSYYDDLVLYRTGVITQEQYLQLIVDALNNVYKFAGVKLQSLANSSLTSWIKYYRQDENSPNSIVSYYVKGSLVALCLDLLIRKDSAHSLDDVMLHLYKEWCANPIGVGENEIPHLIKAATGIDLSDFIHLATETVADIPFAEIFAEYGLDLISLQAGSHQDSGKYTKDKLEQSNSSFKADLGMKLEKQAHGYLVKNVYKDASGEKNGFAAGDLLIAINNVKLSNLERQLAFYSSGEVVKISLFRQEQLLEINLKLEASNVGLINLRLINSEKLLNWL, encoded by the coding sequence ATGGCAATTACCTATCGGATTACTCCTCAGATAAATAATCATGTCTATAAAGTACACTTGAGTTTCACTGCTACCAGTGGACATCAGGAACTTAAACTTCCAGTTTGGATACCCGGCAGTTATATGGTAAGAGAATTTAGTAAGCAGATAATTAATGTTAATCCTATTAATACCAATCATGTTGTTAATCAGATAAATAAAAATACTTGGAATATCACTGGTCTTAATATTGGTTCTCTGGTTGAGCTTGAGTATCTGGTTTATGCTTATGAGTATGGTATAAGAACAGCATTTCTTGATTTTAATCGTGGCTATTTTAATCCAACCAGTGTTTGTCTAGCTGTTGCAGGAAATGAGGCATCTCCTCATACAGTAACCTTTGAGGAATTACCTGCTAATTGGCAAGTTGCAACTGGACTTAAAAATATTGCTGATACTAGTTATGTTGCTGCTAATTATGATGAATTGATTGATTCTCCATTTGAATTAGGTAAATTTGAGAGAATTACTTTCAATGTCGCTGGAGTTCCACATTATTTGGTACTTTCCGGGGTAATTCCCGAATTTGATCGTGAGCGCATAATTACAGATATGACAAAAGTTTGCGAATTTCAAATTAAAATGTTTGGTGGCGTTGCTCCATACGATGACTATACATTCATCTTAAACCTTAGTGGTGAAATCTATACTGGACTTGAACATCGTAATTCAACCCTCTTGATGGCACCATATTACGCGCTTCCTAACCTAGCAAAAACTAATGATACTGATTATCATAAATTAATGGGCTTAATTAGTCATGAGTTTTTTCACACGTGGAATGTCAAAAGAATCAAGCCCAAGGTATTTACTCCTTATGATTTAGATCAGGAAAATTATACCAAACTACTTTGGTGGTTTGAAGGTGTGACGTCATATTATGATGATTTAGTTCTTTATCGTACTGGAGTTATTACACAGGAACAGTATTTACAATTGATTGTTGATGCACTTAATAATGTGTATAAATTTGCTGGGGTTAAGTTACAGAGTCTTGCTAATAGCAGTCTTACCAGCTGGATCAAATATTATCGACAAGATGAAAATAGCCCCAATAGCATAGTTAGTTATTATGTTAAAGGATCGTTGGTTGCTTTATGTTTGGATCTGCTGATTCGTAAAGATTCTGCCCATAGCCTTGATGATGTCATGCTACATTTATATAAAGAATGGTGCGCTAATCCAATTGGCGTTGGTGAAAATGAGATTCCGCATTTGATTAAGGCTGCAACAGGCATTGATTTAAGTGATTTTATTCATTTAGCTACGGAAACGGTAGCTGATATTCCTTTTGCAGAAATATTTGCTGAATATGGTCTTGACTTGATTTCACTTCAGGCAGGTAGTCATCAAGATAGTGGAAAATATACTAAAGATAAACTGGAACAGAGTAACAGCAGTTTTAAAGCTGATTTAGGAATGAAGCTGGAGAAACAGGCTCATGGCTATCTAGTAAAAAATGTTTATAAAGACGCTAGCGGTGAGAAAAATGGCTTTGCGGCGGGAGATTTATTAATCGCTATTAATAATGTTAAATTAAGCAATTTAGAGCGGCAACTAGCATTTTATTCTTCTGGTGAAGTAGTGAAGATTAGTCTTTTCCGTCAGGAACAACTCCTTGAGATTAATCTGAAGCTTGAAGCGAGTAATGTTGGATTAATTAATCTGCGACTTATTAATAGCGAAAAACTTCTTAATTGGCTATGA
- a CDS encoding MFS transporter: protein MNQINHQKSSGKLLSLVFLTIFIDMLGVGVLIPVFPLLIIQGSEFNIVPIGWSNAQAMIMAGWLLAIYPLSQFIFTPILGQLSDHYGRRKLLALSIFGTSISYLLFAIAIHSKNLPLMFFSRFIDGASGGNISIAQAVIGDISKPDKRARNFGLIGVSIGIGFVFGPFIGGKLSDPELISWFGAATPFEFTTLLSFVNALLVLYLLPETLQIRNTRTIDYLRSIHNIIGLSANLQLRKLIFSLFLFNAGFTFFSSFWGVVLQEVFEFKQGQVGNYFAYIGVMIILAQGGLVRRLSGKIAEYKVLPIAMTGMAACLFVNYIIPSNQPNLIYYVPPFIAVCAALCKAFGSALITKVSEPDKLGEAMGINSSANALGQAIPYLLAGYVAASHARLPVLVGAILTIFAALFFFLHFKSFKIIEAVGK, encoded by the coding sequence ATGAATCAGATAAATCATCAGAAATCATCGGGAAAGCTACTTAGTTTAGTTTTTCTAACTATATTTATTGATATGCTTGGGGTTGGGGTGTTAATCCCGGTTTTTCCACTTCTAATAATTCAAGGTTCAGAGTTTAATATTGTTCCAATAGGCTGGAGCAATGCACAGGCAATGATAATGGCGGGGTGGTTACTTGCCATCTATCCGCTAAGCCAATTTATTTTTACGCCCATTCTTGGACAGTTGTCTGATCACTATGGAAGACGTAAGCTTCTGGCATTATCAATTTTTGGTACTTCAATTTCCTATCTATTATTTGCTATTGCGATTCATAGCAAAAATCTGCCACTAATGTTTTTTTCGCGTTTTATAGACGGTGCGTCTGGTGGAAATATTTCAATTGCACAGGCAGTAATTGGTGATATTAGTAAGCCAGACAAAAGGGCTAGGAATTTTGGATTAATTGGAGTTTCCATCGGGATTGGCTTTGTGTTTGGTCCTTTTATTGGCGGGAAATTATCAGATCCTGAGCTTATTTCATGGTTTGGTGCAGCAACACCCTTTGAATTTACTACCTTATTAAGCTTTGTAAATGCCTTGTTGGTATTATACTTATTGCCAGAAACTCTGCAAATAAGGAATACAAGAACGATTGATTACCTACGTTCCATTCATAATATCATTGGGTTAAGTGCTAACCTACAGTTACGTAAGCTTATTTTTTCCTTATTCTTATTTAATGCTGGATTTACATTCTTTTCTTCTTTTTGGGGTGTTGTATTACAAGAAGTTTTTGAGTTTAAGCAGGGGCAAGTTGGAAATTACTTTGCCTATATCGGTGTTATGATAATTTTGGCACAAGGTGGACTAGTTAGGCGATTGTCTGGCAAAATTGCTGAATATAAGGTTTTGCCTATTGCCATGACTGGTATGGCTGCCTGTCTGTTTGTCAATTATATTATTCCATCAAATCAGCCAAATCTAATCTATTATGTGCCACCATTTATTGCGGTATGTGCTGCATTATGTAAGGCCTTTGGTTCGGCCTTGATTACTAAAGTTAGTGAGCCAGACAAACTTGGTGAGGCAATGGGAATAAATTCAAGTGCTAATGCTTTAGGGCAGGCAATTCCTTATTTGCTTGCTGGCTATGTCGCAGCCAGTCATGCTAGGCTACCAGTTTTGGTTGGGGCAATTCTGACTATTTTTGCCGCGCTATTCTTTTTTCTCCATTTTAAAAGCTTCAAGATAATTGAAGCCGTAGGCAAATAG